The Candidatus Paceibacterota bacterium genome segment GAGGAATTGAATTCGACGATCATATTATCGGCGCTTACGACGTCACAGTCATTGTGAATGCGGGAAGTCCACTGACCGACCTCACTAAGGAACAAGTGCGCAATCTCTTCACTGGCGCCACTGCAAACTGGAAGGATGTCGGGGGGCCCGATGCGCCGGTGAATCTGTATATCCGCCACCCCATTTCTGGCACCCACCTCGGCTTCCGCGAATTGGCGATGGAGAACAAGCCCTATGCCATTAATGTGAAGACCTTCACCAATTACACCGAAATCGTCCAGTCGGTTGCCCAGGACCCGCATGGGATCGGCTACTCTACCATCCCCTTGGCCAGCAAGCCAGGTGTCAAGGCCATCTCCATTGGGGGAGTGGCCCCCACTGTCGAAGCCGTAAACAAGGGCCTTTATCCTTACGCGCGGGTGCTGCGCCTTTACACCGATAAACTCAATTCAACACCCGCGGCTCGTGCGTTCATTGACTTTGTGGAGTCAGAGCGCGGGCAGGCTCTCGTGAATCAATTGGGCTTTGCGCCCCGCCCCTGACTCGCCTCCAGACTGGGAACCCGCGCGGCGGGGCGTCCTTACAGACCGCTATCTTGGCTTGACTTCGTGTCCCTTTGGCTTCAGCATATTCTATATGCGAGAGTCGGAGCGGCGTTGATGGAAGCGAAT includes the following:
- a CDS encoding phosphate ABC transporter substrate-binding protein, coding for MKTTCLTKWLCFKPTDSLKGFGLILLSAVIAGCSQAKPEKIVILGSNTIGEELAPLLVAEYRKEHPAIAVEMEFKGTSYGMGALMVSRCDIAAASREATTNEITLAKARGIEFDDHIIGAYDVTVIVNAGSPLTDLTKEQVRNLFTGATANWKDVGGPDAPVNLYIRHPISGTHLGFRELAMENKPYAINVKTFTNYTEIVQSVAQDPHGIGYSTIPLASKPGVKAISIGGVAPTVEAVNKGLYPYARVLRLYTDKLNSTPAARAFIDFVESERGQALVNQLGFAPRP